A window of Deinococcus carri genomic DNA:
CGGGCGTGCTGGGTGAGGCCGGGCGCGGCACGGTGCACCACTTCGGCCTCCAGCACTCGGACGACGTGATTCAGGTCGGCACGCTCAGCAAGGCCTGGGGCGTGGTCGGCGGCTACGCGGCGGGGCACCACGACCTGCGCCAGCTGCTGATCAACCGTGCCCGGCCCTACCTGTTCTCCACGGCCCACCCGCCCGCCGTCGTGGGCGCGCTCTCGGCGGCGCTGGAGCTGGTGCAGCGCGACCCCTCCTTCATGGAGCGGCTGTGGGAGAACACCCGCTTCTTCAAGGCCGAGCTGGCCCGCCTGGGCTTCGACACGATGGGCAGCCAGACGCCCATCACGCCCGTCCTGTTCGGGGAAACGGGCACGGCCTTCGAGGCCAGCCGCCGCCTGCTGGACGAGGGTGTCTTTGCCGTCGGCCTGGGCTTCCCGACCGTGCCGAAAGGGCAGGCCCGCATCCGCAACATCGTGACCGCCGAGCACACCCGCGAGGACCTGGAGCAGGCGCTCGCCGCGTACGAGCAGGTGGGCCGGGCGCTGGGGGTGATTGGGTAGCGGTCAGCCGTCAGCGGTCAGCTTTCAGCAACACCCTGACCTTCCTGCCTGTTCTGCTGAGGGCTGACGGCTGAAAGCTCACTGCTCTAGAGTCCCCCCATGACCAGCCGCCCCCCGGTGGGAGACAAGCAAGACAAGGGCCGCGAGGTGCAGGCGATGTTCGCCTCCATCGCCCCCCGCTACGACCTGCTCAACCGCGTGCTGAGCCTCGGAATAGACCGGGCCTGGCGGCGCGAGGCGGCCCGCGAGGCGTTGGCCCTGCACCCCGCGCGCATTCTGGACGTGGCGACCGGGACCGGGGACTTTGCCCTGGAGCTGAAGGCCCGCGCGCCTCAGGCCGAGGTGGTGGGCAGCGACTTCGTGCCCGAGATGCTGGACATCGCCCGCGAAAAGGCCCGCGCCCGGCACCTGACCCTGCGGCTGGAGGAGGGCGACGCCCTGAACCTCCCGTACCCGGACGGCTCCTTCGACGCCGTGACCTGCGCCTTCGGCTTCCGCAACTTCGCGGACTATGCGCGCGGGCTGGCCGAGATGTGGCGGGTGCTGGCACCGGGGGGCCGCCTCGTGATTCTGGAATTTCCGCCGCCCCGCCCCGGTCCCTTCGGCCACCTCTTCCGCTTCTACTTCCGGCAGGTGCTGCCCCGCATCGGCGCGCTGGTCAGTGGGAACGCGGGAGCCTACACCTACCTCCCCGAAAGCACCCTGGCCTTTCTGGACCCCGAGCGCCTGGCCGGACTGATGCGTGCCACCGGCTTCCGCACCCGCTACCGCCTGCTGACCTTCGGCATCGCGGCGATTCATGTGGGGGACAAGGGATAGGGGGAGGCGGTACGCAGTGCGCGGGACGCGGGAAAAGACCGCGCACTGCGTCCCTCCCTTGCTTTCTACAGAATTACGAATTACTGTAACTTATGCGAAAGCTCCTGCTGCTCGCCCTGAGCCTCCTGCCCGCCTCTGCCCGTGCTCAGAGTGCCGACCCGCTGGCCCCGCTGCTGGCGTTCGCGCGGCAGCAGCCGAACGACATCGCGGTGTTCACGGCGGCGGTGCGGCCGGACGGGACGCCGGACCCGGCCAAACCTGTCTTGAGCTGGAACGCTGCGCAGCCCATGCCGCTCGCCAGCACGCGCAAGATCGTGGTGCTGGCGGCCTATGCGCGGGCGGTCGCGGCGGGGAAGCTGGACCCGCAGACGCCCGTGAAGCTCGCGGAGTGGGAGGCGTACTACCTGCCCGGCCTGGACGGCGGCGCGCACCCCGCCAGCCTGGAGGCCCTGAAGATTCCCGCCGACGCCCAGGGCCGCGCGCAGGACGGCCGCCGCACGGTGCCGCTGGATACCGTCGCCCGCTTCATGGTCGAGACGAGCGACAACGCGGCCACCGACCTGCTGCTCACGCGGCTGGGCCAGGGCGCTATTCCCGACACCCTCCGCGCGCTGGGCCTGACGGGGCAGGAGAACTTCGGCCCTATCAGCGGCCTGTTCAATGCCTGGGACGACCCGGCGCTTCGTGCGACCTACGCCGCGCAGCCCCTTGCGCAGCGCGTGGCCGACAGTTGGACGCGGGCGGCCAGGGTCAGTCAGACCCCCGCCCTGCGTGACCCCGACGCTCTGAGCCGCAACGCCCCCCCGTTGGACGTGCAGGCCCGGCAGGCCGACACTACCGATACGCGCGGCACCGTGAACGACTACGCGGGCCTGCTGGCGCGGGTGCTGACCGGCGCGGGCCTGGGCAAGACCGAGCTGGAGGTCATGCGTCGGCACCTGGGCTGGCCCATGCGGGTGAACCCCGGCAACGCCCAGGCCTTCACCCAGGCCTATGCCAAGGGCGGCAGTCTCAGCGGCGTGCTAACCGACAACTTCGCCTTTCAGCCCAAAGTCGGCCCACGCAAGGGGGAGAACCTGGTGGTGAGCGTCTTCCTGCGCCGGATTCCTGAAGGGCAATACGCGGCGTTGCAGGAGAACCTGGAGACGGCCATGCTTTACCTCGCCATCCTGCCCGAGCAGGCGCAGCGGCTGGTGGACGTGCTGAAGGCATCCCGGAAATGAACTCCTGGGCGGAGCGGCTGTTCCTGGTGGCCCTTGCCGCGCTGGTGCTCACCCTGGTCTACTGGGGCTACAACGCTCTGGCGCAGGCCATCCACTGGCCCCGGATGCCGCTGGGAGCGGTGGTGGGCGCGTGGCTCTTCTGGACCCTGCGCCAGTTCTTCCGTCCAGCGTCTGGCAGGGCCGGCAGGGAGAGCCGCGCGCCTAGACTGGATGGATGACTGACCTCGCGGCGCTGGAGGCGCGGGTGCGGGCGCTGGAGGACCGCCTCGCCGTGCTGGAGGAGGAGCGGCCTGGTGGCCCACCGCCCGCCGGGGATTTCTGGGCGCTGGACACCCTGACCGCCCGGTATCCGGCGGGCGCGCTGGTGTTCGCCGGGCACGTCAAGCTGCCCACCGGCGAACAGTACGGCTGGCAGGAAGGCGAATCGCTCCCGGACCTGTTGGAGGCCGACTGGCAGGCCGCCGCGCCCGCGCTGGCCGCGCTGGGGCACCCGCTGCGGCTGACCCTGCTGCGGGCGGTGCTGCACGGGGAGCAGACCACCGCCGACTTGCAGGCCCACCCCGGACTGGCAGGCGCAGGCAAGCTCTACCACCACCTGCGCGAGCTTCAGGCCGCCGGGTGGCTGGTGCCGGAGGGCCGGGGCCGCTACGTGGTGCCGGCCCAGCGCGTTATCCCCCTGCTGGTCGTCCTGCGGG
This region includes:
- the ubiE gene encoding bifunctional demethylmenaquinone methyltransferase/2-methoxy-6-polyprenyl-1,4-benzoquinol methylase UbiE, with the protein product MTSRPPVGDKQDKGREVQAMFASIAPRYDLLNRVLSLGIDRAWRREAAREALALHPARILDVATGTGDFALELKARAPQAEVVGSDFVPEMLDIAREKARARHLTLRLEEGDALNLPYPDGSFDAVTCAFGFRNFADYARGLAEMWRVLAPGGRLVILEFPPPRPGPFGHLFRFYFRQVLPRIGALVSGNAGAYTYLPESTLAFLDPERLAGLMRATGFRTRYRLLTFGIAAIHVGDKG
- a CDS encoding serine hydrolase, which translates into the protein MRKLLLLALSLLPASARAQSADPLAPLLAFARQQPNDIAVFTAAVRPDGTPDPAKPVLSWNAAQPMPLASTRKIVVLAAYARAVAAGKLDPQTPVKLAEWEAYYLPGLDGGAHPASLEALKIPADAQGRAQDGRRTVPLDTVARFMVETSDNAATDLLLTRLGQGAIPDTLRALGLTGQENFGPISGLFNAWDDPALRATYAAQPLAQRVADSWTRAARVSQTPALRDPDALSRNAPPLDVQARQADTTDTRGTVNDYAGLLARVLTGAGLGKTELEVMRRHLGWPMRVNPGNAQAFTQAYAKGGSLSGVLTDNFAFQPKVGPRKGENLVVSVFLRRIPEGQYAALQENLETAMLYLAILPEQAQRLVDVLKASRK